One window of the Salvelinus fontinalis isolate EN_2023a chromosome 2, ASM2944872v1, whole genome shotgun sequence genome contains the following:
- the LOC129816121 gene encoding glutaminyl-peptide cyclotransferase-like isoform X1, giving the protein MRTIRRHRSATGTELLLGRCNLLRMSRVRMLLVCLCGMLAMALTLGFYLSSNDTRDDDESIHMHDNIQFRVPDLIRDKLTHNPRRSTVAQIKRLVGQVNSGRLWYSLLRPILVERLPGTRGSRRVREHIYSHLEFLSAGWSLEVDSFNSATPKGLITFSNLLAVLDPSAPRRLLLACHYDSKAMPPASKTPDGPLRRFLGASDAAVPCAMILELVTALDVHLKVLKQQKSQVTLQLVFFDGNEAFQQPSPSDSLYGSRYLADQMSRTPHPPGAEHTTLLNALDLFVLLDLIGAPDPMFVNHFDNTVRWFDELIYAERRLHKLGLLSSHPREVSYFRKDINLGPVEDDHVPFLQQGVPVLHMITTPFPSFMHTLEDTAEHIHSQTIENLTKVLVVFLAEYIGL; this is encoded by the exons ATGAGAACCATCCGGAGGCACCGATCTGCTACGGGCACCGAGCTGCTACTGGGACGCTGCAACCTGCTCCGGATGTCCCGAGTTCGGATGCTTCTCGTTTGTCTATGCGGGATGCTGGCTATGGCTCTGACACTTGGATTTTATTTGTCGAGTAATGATACAAGAGATGATGATGAAAGTATTCATATGCACGATAACATACAATTTCGTGTGCCAGACCTAATAAGAGACAAG TTGACCCATAACCCCCGTAGGTCCACTGTGGCCCAGATCAAACGTCTGGTGGGCCAGGTAAATTCGGGGAGGCTTTGGTACTCTCTCCTGAGGCCCATCCTGGTAGAGAGACTGCCAGGTACAAGGGGCAGCCGTAGGGTGCGTGAG CACATCTACAGCCATCTGGAGTTCCTGTCAGCGGGTTGGTCGTTGGAGGTCGACTCctttaactctgctaccccaaaGGGACTAATCACCTTCTCCAACCTGCTAGCAGTCCTGGACCCCTCGGCCCCGCGTCGTCTGCTGCTGGCCTGCCACTACGACTCCAAGGCCATGCCCCCAGCTTCCAAAACCCCCGACGGTCCTCTCAGGAGGTTCCTAGGGGCCAGCGACGCGGCTGTCCCTTGTGCCATGATACTGGAGCTGGTGACTGCACTGGACGTCCACCTGAAAgtgctaaaacaacag AAGTCACAGGTGACATTGCAGTTGGTCTTCTTTGATGGTAATGAGGCGTTTCAGCAGCCGAGCCCCTCCGACTCTCTGTATGGCTCACGTTACCTTGCTGATCAAATGTCCCGCACCCCTCACCCCCCAGGAGCCGAACATACCACCCTGTTAAATGCTTTG GACCTGTTTGTTCTGTTGGATCTGATTGGTGCACCTGACCCTAtgtttgtcaaccactttgacaACACTGTACGCTGGTTTGATGAGCTCATATATGCAG AGAGGAGGCTCCATAAGCTGGGTCTGCTGTCCTCCCACCCCAGAGAGGTGAGCTACTTTAGGAAGGACATAAACCTGGGCCCTGTGGAGGACGACCATGTGCCCTTCCTCCAGCAGG gggttccagtactacacatgatcacaACGCCTTTCCCCTCCTTTATGCACACTCTGGAGGACACAGCGGAACACATCCATTCTCAGACTATCGAGAATCTCACCAAGGTGCTAGTGGTGTTCCTTGCTGAATACATAGGACTCTGA
- the LOC129816121 gene encoding glutaminyl-peptide cyclotransferase-like protein isoform X3 has translation MRTIRRHRSATGTELLLGRCNLLRMSRVRMLLVCLCGMLAMALTLGFYLSSNDTRDDDESIHMHDNIQFRVPDLIRDKLTHNPRRSTVAQIKRLVGQVNSGRLWYSLLRPILVERLPGTRGSRRVREHIYSHLEFLSAGWSLEVDSFNSATPKGLITFSNLLAVLDPSAPRRLLLACHYDSKAMPPASKTPDGPLRRFLGASDAAVPCAMILELVTALDVHLKVLKQQKSQVTLQLVFFDGNEAFQQPSPSDSLYGSRYLADQMSRTPHPPGAEHTTLLNALDLFVLLDLIGAPDPMFVNHFDNTVRWFDELIYAERRLHKLGLLSSHPREGFQYYT, from the exons ATGAGAACCATCCGGAGGCACCGATCTGCTACGGGCACCGAGCTGCTACTGGGACGCTGCAACCTGCTCCGGATGTCCCGAGTTCGGATGCTTCTCGTTTGTCTATGCGGGATGCTGGCTATGGCTCTGACACTTGGATTTTATTTGTCGAGTAATGATACAAGAGATGATGATGAAAGTATTCATATGCACGATAACATACAATTTCGTGTGCCAGACCTAATAAGAGACAAG TTGACCCATAACCCCCGTAGGTCCACTGTGGCCCAGATCAAACGTCTGGTGGGCCAGGTAAATTCGGGGAGGCTTTGGTACTCTCTCCTGAGGCCCATCCTGGTAGAGAGACTGCCAGGTACAAGGGGCAGCCGTAGGGTGCGTGAG CACATCTACAGCCATCTGGAGTTCCTGTCAGCGGGTTGGTCGTTGGAGGTCGACTCctttaactctgctaccccaaaGGGACTAATCACCTTCTCCAACCTGCTAGCAGTCCTGGACCCCTCGGCCCCGCGTCGTCTGCTGCTGGCCTGCCACTACGACTCCAAGGCCATGCCCCCAGCTTCCAAAACCCCCGACGGTCCTCTCAGGAGGTTCCTAGGGGCCAGCGACGCGGCTGTCCCTTGTGCCATGATACTGGAGCTGGTGACTGCACTGGACGTCCACCTGAAAgtgctaaaacaacag AAGTCACAGGTGACATTGCAGTTGGTCTTCTTTGATGGTAATGAGGCGTTTCAGCAGCCGAGCCCCTCCGACTCTCTGTATGGCTCACGTTACCTTGCTGATCAAATGTCCCGCACCCCTCACCCCCCAGGAGCCGAACATACCACCCTGTTAAATGCTTTG GACCTGTTTGTTCTGTTGGATCTGATTGGTGCACCTGACCCTAtgtttgtcaaccactttgacaACACTGTACGCTGGTTTGATGAGCTCATATATGCAG AGAGGAGGCTCCATAAGCTGGGTCTGCTGTCCTCCCACCCCAGAGAG gggttccagtactacacatga
- the LOC129816121 gene encoding glutaminyl-peptide cyclotransferase-like protein isoform X2 — protein MRTIRRHRSATGTELLLGRCNLLRMSRVRMLLVCLCGMLAMALTLGFYLSSNDTRDDDESIHMHDNIQFRVPDLIRDKHIYSHLEFLSAGWSLEVDSFNSATPKGLITFSNLLAVLDPSAPRRLLLACHYDSKAMPPASKTPDGPLRRFLGASDAAVPCAMILELVTALDVHLKVLKQQKSQVTLQLVFFDGNEAFQQPSPSDSLYGSRYLADQMSRTPHPPGAEHTTLLNALDLFVLLDLIGAPDPMFVNHFDNTVRWFDELIYAERRLHKLGLLSSHPREVSYFRKDINLGPVEDDHVPFLQQGVPVLHMITTPFPSFMHTLEDTAEHIHSQTIENLTKVLVVFLAEYIGL, from the exons ATGAGAACCATCCGGAGGCACCGATCTGCTACGGGCACCGAGCTGCTACTGGGACGCTGCAACCTGCTCCGGATGTCCCGAGTTCGGATGCTTCTCGTTTGTCTATGCGGGATGCTGGCTATGGCTCTGACACTTGGATTTTATTTGTCGAGTAATGATACAAGAGATGATGATGAAAGTATTCATATGCACGATAACATACAATTTCGTGTGCCAGACCTAATAAGAGACAAG CACATCTACAGCCATCTGGAGTTCCTGTCAGCGGGTTGGTCGTTGGAGGTCGACTCctttaactctgctaccccaaaGGGACTAATCACCTTCTCCAACCTGCTAGCAGTCCTGGACCCCTCGGCCCCGCGTCGTCTGCTGCTGGCCTGCCACTACGACTCCAAGGCCATGCCCCCAGCTTCCAAAACCCCCGACGGTCCTCTCAGGAGGTTCCTAGGGGCCAGCGACGCGGCTGTCCCTTGTGCCATGATACTGGAGCTGGTGACTGCACTGGACGTCCACCTGAAAgtgctaaaacaacag AAGTCACAGGTGACATTGCAGTTGGTCTTCTTTGATGGTAATGAGGCGTTTCAGCAGCCGAGCCCCTCCGACTCTCTGTATGGCTCACGTTACCTTGCTGATCAAATGTCCCGCACCCCTCACCCCCCAGGAGCCGAACATACCACCCTGTTAAATGCTTTG GACCTGTTTGTTCTGTTGGATCTGATTGGTGCACCTGACCCTAtgtttgtcaaccactttgacaACACTGTACGCTGGTTTGATGAGCTCATATATGCAG AGAGGAGGCTCCATAAGCTGGGTCTGCTGTCCTCCCACCCCAGAGAGGTGAGCTACTTTAGGAAGGACATAAACCTGGGCCCTGTGGAGGACGACCATGTGCCCTTCCTCCAGCAGG gggttccagtactacacatgatcacaACGCCTTTCCCCTCCTTTATGCACACTCTGGAGGACACAGCGGAACACATCCATTCTCAGACTATCGAGAATCTCACCAAGGTGCTAGTGGTGTTCCTTGCTGAATACATAGGACTCTGA